In a genomic window of Chryseobacterium sp. G0162:
- a CDS encoding glucose-1-phosphate adenylyltransferase, whose amino-acid sequence MNPNVISIVLGGGRGTRLFPLTYTRSKPAVPIAGKYRLVDIPISNCLNSGLNKILVLTQFNSASLNSHIKNSYHFDIFSQGFVDILAAEQNVENDSWYQGTADAVRQSMKHLEKYDYDYILILSGDQLYQMDFREMLDFHIENGGDLTIATIPVNAKDATGFGILKSDDDGNITSFYEKPDYDMLEGLKSEVSEENKHKGKEFLASMGIYIFTKTILKKMFEEGAGDDFGKDIIPSSIGKYKTLSYQYEGYWTDIGTIESFYEANLDLCLDLPQFNLFSSSPIYTRARMLPPSKINGSYVSKAVFGDGCIIMADKIENSVIGNRTRIDKGSTIVNSYVMGADFYQNTTEIVLNDRSGRPNMGIGKYCYIEKAILDKNCYIGDNVKIIGGKHLPDGDYGTYSVQDGIVVVKKGAVLAPGTHIG is encoded by the coding sequence ATGAATCCAAATGTAATCTCTATTGTATTGGGCGGAGGCAGAGGAACAAGATTATTCCCGTTAACGTATACCAGATCAAAACCGGCAGTTCCTATTGCCGGAAAATACAGACTGGTGGATATTCCTATTTCAAACTGCCTGAACTCAGGATTAAATAAAATCCTGGTATTGACCCAGTTTAATTCAGCGTCGCTGAATTCGCATATTAAAAATTCTTATCATTTTGATATTTTCAGTCAGGGCTTTGTAGATATCCTGGCTGCTGAACAGAATGTGGAAAATGACAGCTGGTATCAGGGAACTGCAGATGCGGTGCGTCAGTCTATGAAACACCTTGAAAAATATGATTATGACTATATCCTAATTCTTTCCGGAGATCAGCTTTACCAGATGGATTTTAGAGAAATGTTAGATTTTCACATAGAAAACGGAGGTGACTTGACAATTGCAACCATTCCTGTGAATGCTAAAGATGCCACCGGTTTTGGAATCTTAAAATCTGATGATGACGGAAATATCACTTCTTTCTACGAAAAACCAGATTATGATATGCTGGAAGGGCTGAAATCTGAAGTTTCAGAAGAAAATAAACATAAAGGAAAAGAGTTTCTGGCTTCCATGGGGATTTATATTTTTACGAAGACTATCCTGAAGAAAATGTTCGAAGAAGGAGCAGGAGATGATTTCGGGAAAGATATTATTCCAAGTTCCATTGGGAAATATAAAACATTAAGCTATCAATATGAAGGCTATTGGACGGATATCGGAACTATAGAGTCTTTTTACGAAGCTAATCTGGATCTTTGTCTGGATCTTCCGCAGTTCAATCTGTTTTCATCTTCTCCCATTTATACAAGAGCGAGAATGCTTCCGCCGTCAAAAATCAACGGTTCTTATGTAAGTAAGGCCGTTTTTGGAGATGGATGTATCATCATGGCAGATAAAATTGAAAATTCCGTGATTGGAAACAGAACCCGAATAGATAAAGGAAGTACCATCGTCAATTCCTATGTAATGGGAGCTGATTTCTATCAAAATACCACAGAAATTGTTCTTAATGATAGAAGTGGTCGCCCGAATATGGGAATCGGGAAATACTGTTATATTGAAAAAGCGATCCTTGACAAAAATTGCTATATTGGAGATAATGTAAAAATTATCGGTGGAAAGCACCTTCCTGATGGAGATTACGGAACTTACTCTGTTCAGGATGGGATTGTAGTCGTGAAAAAAGGAGCAGTGTTGGCACCGGGAACTCATATTGGGTAA
- a CDS encoding SRPBCC domain-containing protein, translated as MRIFKYLIVLIVLLGGAYAASMYYFVDESKNFTVEKEIDYPIDKVFAQFNNLQNFTRWNNFFTSSQSMDIDYYTPYEGQGSAISYVDKQNDTDGEMFIRYENLNKTLKYQLFEDENENPTLVDVKFKPVSAEKTKITWYVHTPKLSVWRRVENFWTEDRFAENINKSMVNLKNSLGNKVEKDNQMAAIKYDSLMVENEEDKLLLGINVSTANKKDALYKNIVMNYNKVYNFVSMDLGKKDDEFGYPVLMTDADNYKDKEVSYFLGIPLSKKIGVSDNNFNFRSVNPSQNYVMYYKGSYEGRIKAIQQLIQKAKKDEMRFGDIRQTFIERPMEGQDVNIKLSLSVYK; from the coding sequence ATGCGTATTTTTAAATATCTAATTGTCCTTATTGTTCTTTTGGGAGGTGCTTATGCAGCTTCCATGTATTATTTTGTGGATGAAAGCAAGAATTTCACCGTGGAGAAAGAAATTGATTATCCGATAGATAAAGTTTTTGCTCAGTTCAATAACCTTCAGAACTTTACAAGATGGAACAATTTTTTTACCAGTTCACAGTCTATGGACATCGATTATTATACGCCTTATGAAGGACAGGGAAGTGCCATCAGCTATGTAGATAAGCAGAATGATACCGATGGTGAAATGTTCATCCGTTATGAGAACCTTAATAAGACTCTAAAATACCAGCTTTTTGAGGATGAAAATGAAAATCCAACATTGGTTGACGTTAAATTTAAGCCTGTTTCTGCTGAAAAGACTAAAATTACGTGGTATGTACATACGCCTAAACTTTCTGTATGGAGAAGGGTAGAAAACTTTTGGACAGAGGACCGTTTTGCTGAAAACATCAATAAAAGTATGGTCAATCTTAAAAATTCTTTAGGAAATAAGGTTGAAAAAGATAATCAGATGGCAGCCATCAAGTATGACAGTCTGATGGTGGAAAATGAAGAAGATAAACTGTTGTTGGGAATCAACGTAAGTACGGCCAATAAAAAAGATGCCCTTTACAAAAATATCGTGATGAATTATAACAAAGTGTATAATTTTGTATCGATGGATCTTGGTAAGAAAGACGATGAATTCGGGTATCCGGTTTTGATGACAGATGCAGATAACTATAAAGACAAAGAAGTTTCTTACTTCCTCGGAATTCCCCTTTCCAAGAAAATCGGAGTCTCTGACAATAACTTTAATTTTAGGTCCGTAAATCCATCACAAAACTACGTAATGTACTACAAAGGGAGCTATGAAGGTCGAATTAAGGCAATTCAGCAGCTGATTCAGAAAGCCAAAAAAGACGAGATGCGCTTTGGAGATATCCGCCAGACCTTTATTGAACGTCCGATGGAAGGTCAGGATGTGAACATTAAGCTCTCATTATCAGTGTATAAGTAA
- a CDS encoding 2-oxoglutarate dehydrogenase E1 component — translation MDRFSFLNAAHSQLIEDLYQQYLKFPDSLEPSWKAFFQGFDFALENYGDDDNTQFIQAPANAAPAVQQISQAVTSGEVPEHIKKEFKVVNLIEAYRTRGHLFTKTNPVRERRHYTPTLDIENFGLSTADLNTKFNCAVETGMKEPATLADLIKHLENIYCDSIGVEYTYINNVEEKDFIKKWLQVNENHPSLSANEKTEILLKLNQAVAFENYLHTKFVGQKRFSLEGGETLIPALDQLISRSSQLGVDEVVLGMAHRGRLNVLTNIFGKSYKQIFSEFEGKEFEEDVFSGDVKYHLGSSKKIKTASGEEVSINLTPNPSHLETVAALVEGICRAKVDDKYKDYSKVLPIIIHGDGAIAGQGIAYEVAQMMTLEGYRTGGTVHIVVNNQVSFTTNYMDARSSTYCTDIAKVTESPVMHVNADDAEAVVHAIHFAADFRAKFGKDVYIDLLGYRKYGHNEGDEPRFTQPNLYKTISKHPNPREIYKDKLLKDSVTSNDVIAKMETEFKALLDKDFDASKEIEKNVMDVFMSEDWVNYPIGKRGAVQLPVDTKYDLAKLKELAIKMSTLPADKKFINKITRLFDNRVKAIEGNSLDWALGEWLAYATLLVEGHNVRISGEDVERGTFSHRHAVVKTEDTEEEYIPLRHVSENRFDVFNSHLSEYGVLGFDYGYAMASPNTLTIWEAQFGDFVNGAQIIVDQYLAAAEEKWKIQDGLVMLLPHGSEGQGAEHSSARLERFLTLCANENMVVANITSPANYFHLLRRQLKWAFRKPLIVMSPKSLLRHPKVVSPLEDFATGTFQPILDDPTADPKKVEKLVLCSGKLYFELLAKKEELNCENIALVRFEQLYPLQTDAIEAIFNKYENRTQLVWAQEEPENMGAWSYILRNFRDTGIQVVSPVPSGAPAPGSHKMFEKNQNAVINRVFDRDDAPAKRPVTA, via the coding sequence ATGGACAGATTTTCATTCCTAAACGCAGCTCATTCTCAGTTAATTGAGGATTTATACCAACAGTACTTAAAATTCCCAGATTCTTTAGAACCATCATGGAAAGCTTTCTTTCAAGGCTTCGATTTTGCTTTAGAGAACTATGGCGATGACGATAACACTCAATTTATTCAGGCTCCGGCCAACGCTGCTCCGGCAGTACAACAGATTTCTCAGGCAGTAACAAGCGGAGAAGTTCCTGAACACATCAAGAAAGAATTTAAGGTAGTAAACCTTATTGAGGCTTACAGAACAAGAGGGCACCTGTTTACAAAAACAAACCCAGTTAGAGAAAGAAGACACTATACACCTACTTTAGATATCGAGAACTTCGGTCTATCTACAGCAGATTTAAATACAAAATTCAACTGTGCCGTTGAAACAGGGATGAAAGAGCCTGCTACTTTAGCAGACCTTATCAAACATCTTGAGAATATCTACTGTGATTCTATCGGGGTAGAATATACATACATCAACAACGTTGAAGAAAAAGATTTCATCAAAAAATGGCTTCAGGTAAATGAAAACCACCCAAGCCTTTCTGCGAACGAAAAAACAGAGATTTTATTAAAATTAAATCAGGCTGTAGCCTTTGAAAATTATCTTCATACAAAATTTGTAGGTCAAAAAAGATTCTCACTGGAAGGTGGAGAAACATTAATCCCGGCTTTAGATCAATTGATCTCAAGATCTTCTCAATTAGGAGTTGATGAAGTTGTTCTAGGGATGGCTCACAGAGGAAGATTAAATGTTTTAACCAATATTTTCGGAAAGTCTTACAAGCAGATCTTCTCAGAATTTGAAGGTAAAGAATTTGAAGAGGATGTATTCTCTGGTGACGTTAAATATCACTTAGGATCATCTAAAAAAATAAAAACAGCTTCAGGTGAAGAAGTTAGTATTAACCTGACTCCAAACCCGTCTCACCTTGAAACCGTAGCAGCTCTGGTAGAAGGAATCTGCCGTGCGAAAGTAGACGATAAGTATAAAGATTACTCTAAAGTATTACCAATCATCATCCACGGTGATGGTGCTATTGCTGGACAAGGAATTGCTTATGAAGTTGCTCAGATGATGACACTTGAAGGGTATAGAACAGGAGGTACAGTTCATATCGTTGTAAACAACCAGGTTTCATTTACAACAAACTACATGGATGCGAGATCTTCTACATACTGTACAGACATTGCAAAAGTTACAGAATCTCCTGTAATGCACGTGAATGCTGACGATGCAGAAGCTGTTGTTCATGCAATCCATTTTGCTGCTGACTTCAGAGCAAAATTCGGAAAAGACGTTTATATCGACCTTTTAGGATATAGAAAATATGGGCACAACGAAGGGGATGAGCCAAGATTTACTCAGCCAAACCTATATAAAACTATTTCAAAACACCCGAATCCAAGAGAAATTTATAAAGATAAATTGCTTAAAGACAGTGTTACTTCCAATGATGTAATCGCTAAAATGGAAACGGAATTCAAAGCTCTTTTAGATAAAGACTTTGATGCTTCTAAAGAAATTGAGAAAAACGTAATGGACGTGTTCATGTCTGAAGATTGGGTAAACTATCCAATCGGAAAAAGAGGAGCAGTTCAGTTACCGGTTGATACAAAATATGACTTGGCTAAGCTGAAAGAATTGGCGATTAAAATGTCAACGCTTCCAGCTGATAAGAAATTCATCAACAAGATTACAAGACTTTTCGATAACCGTGTTAAAGCGATTGAAGGAAACTCATTAGATTGGGCACTAGGAGAGTGGTTAGCTTATGCTACACTTCTTGTAGAAGGTCACAATGTAAGAATCTCCGGGGAAGATGTAGAAAGAGGTACATTCTCTCACAGACACGCTGTAGTAAAAACAGAAGATACAGAAGAAGAATATATCCCATTAAGACACGTTTCAGAAAACAGATTTGATGTATTCAACTCTCACCTTTCAGAATATGGTGTGCTAGGTTTCGACTATGGATATGCTATGGCTTCGCCAAATACTTTAACAATCTGGGAAGCTCAGTTCGGAGATTTCGTGAACGGTGCTCAGATCATTGTTGACCAGTATTTAGCAGCTGCAGAAGAAAAATGGAAAATCCAGGACGGGTTGGTTATGCTATTACCTCACGGTTCAGAAGGTCAGGGTGCAGAACACTCTTCAGCAAGATTGGAGAGATTCTTAACACTTTGTGCTAACGAAAACATGGTCGTAGCAAATATTACTTCCCCTGCCAACTACTTCCACTTATTGAGAAGACAGTTGAAGTGGGCATTCAGAAAACCATTGATCGTAATGAGCCCTAAATCTTTATTGAGACACCCTAAAGTGGTTTCTCCGCTTGAAGATTTTGCAACAGGTACATTCCAGCCAATCTTAGATGATCCAACGGCAGATCCTAAAAAAGTAGAAAAATTAGTTCTTTGTTCAGGGAAACTATACTTCGAATTATTAGCGAAGAAAGAAGAATTGAACTGTGAAAATATTGCATTAGTAAGATTCGAGCAGTTATATCCACTTCAAACAGATGCTATTGAAGCAATCTTCAACAAATATGAAAACAGAACACAATTGGTATGGGCTCAGGAAGAACCTGAAAACATGGGAGCTTGGTCTTATATCCTGAGAAACTTCAGAGATACAGGAATCCAGGTAGTATCTCCGGTACCAAGTGGTGCTCCGGCTCCAGGTAGCCACAAAATGTTTGAGAAAAACCAAAATGCAGTAATCAACAGAGTTTTTGATAGAGACGATGCCCCTGCAAAAAGACCCGTTACAGCTTAA
- the odhB gene encoding 2-oxoglutarate dehydrogenase complex dihydrolipoyllysine-residue succinyltransferase, with protein sequence MSVLEMKVPSPGESITEVEIATWLVKDGDYVEKDQPIAEVDSDKATLELPAEQSGVITLKAEEGEVVQVGQVVCLIDMDAAKPAGAAPAAEAPKQEEAKAAEPAKQEAPKPAAPVAAPQTYATGAPSPAAKKILDEKGMDAAQVSGTGRDGRITKTDAELAAVPALGGSPLTATGSRSTTTTKLSVLRRKIAQRLVSVKNETAMLTTFNEVDMSEIFRLRKLYKEEFAQKHGVGLGFMSFFTKAVTRALEMYPDVNASIDGDFKINYDFCDISIAVSGPKGLMVPVLRNAENMSFSAVEANIKDLATKVRDGKITVDEMTGGTFTITNGGTFGSMLSTPIINPPQSAILGMHNIIQRPVAVDGQVVIRPMMYVAMSYDHRIIDGKESVGFLVAVKEGIDNPVQVLMGGDERKGLGL encoded by the coding sequence ATGTCAGTTTTAGAAATGAAAGTTCCTTCACCGGGCGAATCAATCACAGAAGTTGAAATTGCAACTTGGCTTGTAAAAGATGGTGATTATGTAGAAAAAGATCAACCTATCGCTGAAGTAGACTCAGACAAAGCAACTCTTGAATTGCCTGCAGAACAAAGTGGTGTTATCACTTTAAAAGCAGAAGAAGGTGAGGTAGTACAAGTAGGTCAGGTAGTTTGTTTAATTGATATGGATGCTGCAAAACCAGCTGGTGCTGCACCTGCTGCTGAAGCTCCAAAACAGGAAGAAGCAAAAGCTGCTGAGCCTGCTAAACAAGAAGCTCCGAAACCAGCTGCTCCGGTTGCTGCTCCACAAACTTATGCTACAGGAGCTCCATCTCCGGCTGCTAAGAAAATTCTTGACGAAAAAGGAATGGATGCTGCACAGGTTTCAGGAACAGGAAGAGACGGAAGAATCACTAAGACTGATGCTGAGTTAGCTGCAGTTCCTGCATTAGGAGGAAGTCCTCTTACCGCTACAGGTTCTAGATCTACTACAACGACTAAACTTTCAGTTTTAAGAAGAAAGATCGCTCAGAGACTAGTTTCTGTGAAGAATGAAACAGCTATGTTAACAACTTTCAACGAAGTTGACATGTCTGAAATCTTCAGATTAAGAAAGCTATATAAAGAAGAATTTGCTCAAAAACACGGAGTTGGACTTGGTTTCATGTCTTTCTTTACAAAAGCGGTTACAAGAGCATTAGAAATGTATCCTGATGTAAATGCATCCATCGATGGAGATTTCAAAATAAACTATGATTTCTGCGACATTTCAATTGCCGTTTCTGGTCCTAAAGGATTAATGGTTCCTGTATTGAGAAATGCAGAAAATATGTCTTTCAGCGCAGTTGAAGCAAACATCAAAGATCTTGCTACCAAAGTAAGAGACGGTAAAATTACAGTTGACGAAATGACTGGTGGTACTTTCACCATTACAAACGGTGGTACTTTCGGATCTATGTTGTCTACACCAATCATCAACCCACCACAATCTGCAATCTTAGGAATGCACAACATTATCCAAAGACCAGTTGCTGTTGATGGACAAGTTGTAATCAGACCAATGATGTACGTGGCAATGTCTTATGACCACAGAATTATCGACGGAAAAGAATCAGTAGGATTCCTTGTAGCGGTAAAAGAAGGTATTGACAATCCTGTTCAGGTATTAATGGGAGGTGATGAAAGAAAAGGCCTTGGATTATAG
- the apaG gene encoding Co2+/Mg2+ efflux protein ApaG — translation MMFSKMTSNIKVSVIPEYDSKNSYPSENRYVFKYNITIENDGSFPIKVLKRKWLIFDVGFGFTEIIGDGVIGLTPEIGTGENFAYFSNVMLRSGVGNMSGKYLVKNLETQETFEIDIPKFNLLSEVLSN, via the coding sequence ATGATGTTTTCAAAAATGACTTCCAATATCAAAGTTTCAGTAATACCTGAATATGATAGTAAAAACAGTTATCCATCCGAAAACCGTTATGTTTTCAAGTACAATATCACTATAGAAAATGATGGAAGTTTTCCTATAAAAGTACTGAAAAGAAAATGGCTCATCTTTGATGTAGGATTCGGATTCACAGAGATTATAGGAGATGGAGTCATCGGATTGACTCCAGAGATAGGAACCGGCGAAAATTTCGCTTATTTTTCCAATGTAATGCTCCGTTCAGGAGTGGGAAATATGAGTGGAAAATACCTGGTTAAGAATCTTGAGACACAGGAGACTTTCGAGATTGATATCCCAAAATTTAACCTGCTCTCTGAAGTGTTAAGTAATTAA
- a CDS encoding 3'-5' exonuclease encodes MDFCAIDFETATHEKSSACEMGICVVQDSKIVETKTWLIKPPSFPYFSKFNVAVHGIQPEDVQDAPTFDEIWYEAQEMMYGSLMIAHNAGFDASVLRGCLEYYGMFTPQLSYLCSIQLAKKSWNYLPKYGLKPLAEYHNIKFNHHRAGADAEVCAKISLLAFEKLFLTSNDEVNEYMKAKIKKL; translated from the coding sequence ATGGATTTCTGTGCAATAGATTTTGAAACGGCCACTCACGAGAAAAGCTCTGCATGTGAGATGGGAATCTGTGTAGTACAGGATTCTAAAATTGTAGAAACCAAAACTTGGTTGATAAAACCTCCTAGTTTTCCTTATTTCAGTAAATTCAATGTTGCTGTACATGGGATACAACCTGAAGATGTACAGGATGCTCCTACCTTTGATGAAATTTGGTATGAGGCACAGGAAATGATGTACGGAAGCTTAATGATTGCTCACAACGCAGGTTTTGATGCTTCTGTTTTAAGAGGCTGCCTGGAATATTATGGTATGTTTACCCCACAACTCAGCTATCTGTGCAGTATACAGCTTGCAAAGAAATCATGGAATTATCTTCCAAAATATGGGCTAAAGCCACTTGCCGAATATCATAACATTAAGTTCAATCACCACAGAGCGGGGGCTGATGCAGAAGTTTGCGCAAAGATATCTTTATTGGCATTTGAGAAACTCTTCCTCACCAGTAATGATGAAGTAAATGAATATATGAAGGCAAAAATTAAAAAGCTCTAA
- a CDS encoding glycosyltransferase family 2 protein, producing MQKKLAVAILNWNGKNWLEKFLPSVVQFSQNADIYVIDNLSTDDSIAYLNTNFPTVKIIKNNKNYGFAGGYNEGLKAITNEYYCLLNSDVEVTENWIEPILALFEKDIKISAIQPKVLSYDNKKFFEFAGAGGGLIDNLGYPYCRGRVFDNVEEDKGQYDDETAIFWASGCCFFIRSKDFWEQKGFDERFFAHQEEIDLCWRLINSGKKIFYTGKSKVYHVGGGTLNKQSAQKTYLNIRNNLSMMLKNLPFPKLIGLIFFRLCLDGIAGIYFGLKHGFPHLWAVVRAHFGFYAQLPGTWKLRQNHQQDKFYQSKWLIFKHFLGSNKN from the coding sequence ATGCAGAAAAAACTGGCGGTTGCCATCTTAAACTGGAATGGGAAAAACTGGCTGGAAAAATTTCTTCCGAGTGTAGTTCAATTTTCTCAAAATGCAGATATTTATGTTATTGATAATCTTTCTACAGATGATTCTATAGCATATCTGAACACAAATTTCCCTACCGTAAAAATTATTAAAAATAATAAAAACTACGGATTTGCCGGCGGATATAATGAAGGGTTAAAGGCAATAACCAATGAATATTACTGCCTTCTTAATTCTGATGTAGAGGTTACTGAAAATTGGATAGAACCCATATTGGCTCTATTTGAAAAAGACATTAAAATTTCGGCTATTCAACCTAAGGTTTTATCCTACGATAATAAAAAATTCTTTGAATTTGCAGGAGCTGGAGGTGGTCTGATTGATAATCTGGGCTATCCTTACTGCCGAGGCCGTGTTTTTGATAATGTTGAAGAGGACAAAGGTCAGTATGATGATGAAACAGCAATCTTCTGGGCATCGGGATGTTGCTTTTTTATCCGTTCCAAAGATTTTTGGGAACAGAAAGGTTTTGATGAACGATTTTTTGCCCACCAGGAAGAGATTGATCTTTGCTGGAGACTTATTAATTCAGGAAAGAAAATCTTTTATACCGGAAAGTCCAAAGTGTATCATGTAGGTGGTGGAACATTGAATAAGCAAAGCGCACAGAAAACCTATTTAAACATCAGAAACAACCTGTCTATGATGCTTAAAAACCTGCCTTTTCCTAAACTGATTGGACTGATCTTTTTCAGACTTTGCCTGGATGGTATCGCAGGAATCTATTTTGGATTAAAGCATGGATTCCCTCACCTTTGGGCCGTTGTAAGGGCACATTTCGGTTTCTACGCGCAACTTCCCGGAACATGGAAACTTCGTCAGAATCATCAGCAAGATAAGTTCTATCAGTCCAAATGGTTAATCTTTAAACATTTTTTAGGCAGCAATAAGAACTAG
- a CDS encoding lysophospholipid acyltransferase family protein: protein MSFLIKILFFISKLPLRILYIFSDVIFFLNYYLVGYRKKVITQNLRNSFPDKSDDEIRKIRKKFYGNFSDYLVETIKSFSISETEARVRMQHINQDLFHEVKAEGKNIILLAGHVFNWEWINALAKIVPQKHCHPVYRKVNSNFWENQMKKVRNKFGNEALEANEVIRNIFKSPNNGDSIYMFVADQTPHFSHVTYGLEFLNQRTPAFIGYDKLATRMDLAFIYCEMKKVKRGYYQVNYYRIYPDQEKFTEHEVVRKFHKMLENTLRKHPDNYLWSHRKWKYQDSIKFFDSEKN, encoded by the coding sequence ATGAGCTTTTTAATCAAAATATTATTTTTCATCTCAAAACTTCCGCTTAGAATATTGTATATTTTTTCGGACGTTATATTCTTCTTAAATTACTATCTTGTAGGTTATAGAAAGAAGGTGATTACCCAAAACCTTAGAAATTCCTTTCCTGATAAATCAGATGATGAGATCAGAAAAATTCGAAAAAAATTCTATGGCAATTTTTCCGATTATCTGGTAGAAACCATCAAATCATTCAGCATTTCTGAAACTGAAGCCAGAGTACGAATGCAACATATCAATCAGGATCTGTTTCATGAAGTGAAAGCAGAAGGTAAAAATATTATTTTACTTGCCGGTCATGTCTTTAACTGGGAATGGATTAATGCTTTGGCAAAAATCGTCCCACAAAAGCACTGTCATCCCGTGTACAGAAAGGTAAACAGTAACTTTTGGGAAAATCAGATGAAAAAGGTTCGTAATAAATTTGGGAATGAAGCACTGGAAGCTAATGAAGTCATCAGAAATATATTCAAATCACCTAATAATGGTGATTCTATCTATATGTTTGTAGCAGATCAGACTCCACATTTTTCTCATGTTACGTATGGTTTAGAGTTTTTAAATCAACGAACGCCTGCTTTCATAGGCTATGACAAATTAGCTACCCGAATGGACCTTGCTTTTATTTATTGTGAAATGAAAAAAGTAAAACGTGGGTATTATCAGGTTAATTACTACAGAATCTATCCGGACCAGGAAAAATTTACAGAGCATGAAGTGGTAAGAAAATTCCATAAAATGCTTGAAAACACCTTGCGTAAGCATCCGGACAATTATCTTTGGTCACACAGAAAGTGGAAGTATCAGGATTCTATCAAGTTTTTTGATTCTGAAAAAAATTAG
- a CDS encoding thioredoxin family protein — protein sequence MKKSAILAFLGLSVLGFSQNTNIPKEERVRDNTLLVKTDHAELDAKKKAAEEKAKLPKPYNPKADAQADINKLIAQAKKEGKNIILQAGGNWCIWCLRFNNFVHETPELKQLVDKNYLYYHLNYSPDNKNEKVFAQYDNPGEKFGYPVFIVLDKNGKMIKVQQSDVFEEGKGYSKDKVKEFFNTWKPKA from the coding sequence ATGAAAAAATCAGCAATTTTAGCTTTTCTGGGATTAAGTGTATTAGGCTTTTCACAGAATACCAATATACCGAAAGAAGAAAGAGTACGAGATAATACTCTGTTGGTAAAAACTGATCATGCAGAATTGGATGCGAAGAAGAAAGCTGCGGAAGAAAAAGCAAAACTTCCTAAACCATATAATCCAAAAGCTGATGCTCAGGCAGATATTAATAAATTAATAGCCCAGGCTAAAAAAGAAGGTAAAAATATTATACTGCAAGCCGGTGGAAACTGGTGTATCTGGTGTCTTAGATTCAACAATTTTGTACATGAAACTCCTGAATTAAAACAGCTTGTAGATAAAAATTACTTATATTATCACCTGAATTATTCTCCGGATAATAAAAATGAGAAAGTTTTTGCTCAATATGATAATCCTGGGGAAAAATTCGGATATCCTGTATTTATCGTTTTAGATAAAAACGGTAAAATGATTAAAGTTCAGCAGAGTGATGTATTCGAAGAAGGAAAAGGATACAGCAAGGACAAGGTAAAAGAATTCTTCAATACCTGGAAGCCTAAAGCATAA